atagGCGCTATAGCACCaataacaaatttaaaacaatgataTGAAGTCAAAACTAAAGTCTTAGCAGCGCGATTTCGAGGTTTATGGCGATTACCAATTTTTATACGGTTTTTATGACGTTTTCgacgtttacaactttttgaaagTCAAAAACCTTAAGGAGGTGGTTCTTTCATAACCCGGAAGACTTTGCAAATTAATCTCTTTCTGGTCTACTGAGATGCTGGTTAGGGCAGGATGAGTGCGGAAAGGGGCACGGCTGCGGATTCTGACCGAGGTTGGTGTCGAAGTCAATGTCGGAGTATTCAGCCGGGATCGGAGTCCGGTTCGGACTTGGAGCATgcttactctactcccaattcTGGCTAAATAATATGACTGTGGCTTCAAAACATCGACTCCGCAGCTCTGGTCAAAATCATAATCTACAATACATTATAATAAGTTTTGCCCAGCCAATTTTTGATCTAAAATCAAGTTTCCTTTTTGTAGCTACAAATTCAATGGGCTTCTTGCTCATCTGGGGGCTACCATCCTTTTTtggatttgtgtgaaatttcgcacaagatGTACCGTTATAACTTTTAAAGGTAAGTAAACTGATATTGTTGTCAAatgaccaatctcccgatttgaatcctATGTAGAATGCTATACACGATAGAGAGTATATTAGATTCGGGCTaacgttttgttttaattagtaAATTAATACTTATGCATATCGAACTGCAACGGATATCCCAGCAGGATGGTGTCGGCTTGTTTGATTTCTTGCCCTGGCATGTAGCCAACATGTTGTGGATGATAGTCCTTTGCAGCATCATAaggaatgaacattttattagcCTGCTCCAACCAATCCACAGAGGATTGGTATAGCTCTGGTGAACATTGACTTTGAGCATAGCTAAAAAAATACTCGTAAGACAAAATGTAGCATGCAGGAATACTTAAGTAATTCACCTAGCAAACCGCAGCGCCTTTTGGAATACAACATTTGTGTAAACGTTAtcgtcaacatttgcatggtCTTCATCTGGACCCATAACATCTAGCAAGAAATAGGATAGGGCGGGGTAGGTATAACATTGATAGGCTTAAAGAAATGCCTTACTTTTGATATGGTATTTGCCGGTGGTGGCATTCAACTCTGTCCGACTGCATAGAAACGAAGCAATTTCTCTAATCAGAGGCCAGGCGGTGCCACATAACCACTGATGATCAAAAGTGGTTGCATAGAACCCCTCCAGGGATGCTGCTATGTCAGCAGAAATGTGTATTTCTTGTTCAGCTACCTCTGGACAGCATGGATTTGTGACCTCAGTGCCAGTGAAGGCACTTTCCCAGGGAAATCTGCAGGAGATATGGACACAAGATTTAATATCCAAACAACAGCCTTAGGAAGTTGTTGCACACCTTGCTCCCGCATAACCTGTATGATTGGCATTGAACGTGGCTCCTGATAAATGGTTCAGACGGTAGCTGAATAACTGCTCGGACCAATGACTTTCCATCTGTGTTATAGCCGGTAGCATCCATATCTCAGTGTCCCAGAAATTATGTCCTTCATAATCATCATCAAGTTGACCTCGACTTAGTCCCGTCGGGCTTAAGCCATAGAAGGGATTGTTGGCACTTCTGCTCTTCAATGATGGCAAGGAACTAGTCATGTAAAATATGCCTGCATTTATGATTTGCGACTGAAAAAGATCAAGCTTTTATCATTGCCACAAAAGTAAATTGACTGAACTGACTCACCAACCCCATGTTATGCTTAACTTCTATGTGAAATTGGTTCCAAAACTCTTGCCAACTTGAGCAATGCTTTTCAAAGATCTGTTTTTGATTTTGTGCTAGAACTGTGAAAATGGTCTCTTACAGCCTTTTTGTTTCTtaagaaaactaaattttacCTACTTTCTCTTATTTCTGCAAGAGCTAACTGCTTAACTGCGTCCATGGTTATCACATGTCGATGGCTTAGGATATTTTGTCCTATTTCGATTTTCAAATGATTTTGGTTGTcctcgaaattttcactgaatgcTACATAGACTCGAGTGCGATTAGCTTGGAACTCTTTGTTTTCTATTTCTCTGGTAGTAGCTTGAACCATTTCTATGTCGTCGGTGTTCAGTGTCACAGGGACAAGGTCAATGGCATCAGAATGGGCGCCAGGTTTCCGACTTAGCT
The Stomoxys calcitrans chromosome 3, idStoCalc2.1, whole genome shotgun sequence genome window above contains:
- the LOC106081277 gene encoding protein-glucosylgalactosylhydroxylysine glucosidase — its product is MKALIFIIMVASSHLLLLEAKIGREFVLEPPRLPSDLNFMPSISNGNLGLTVFGDAIYVNGVYNGFKGESRRARFPNWLNISANIQGTQSDDLSQVQNVTYSMNLLNGYFQWTHRMDDLGVTLTQRVYAHRFYNRALIYEMIVERETSEAALTIELSRKPGAHSDAIDLVPVTLNTDDIEMVQATTREIENKEFQANRTRVYVAFSENFEDNQNHLKIEIGQNILSHRHVITMDAVKQLALAEIREILAQNQKQIFEKHCSSWQEFWNQFHIEVKHNMGLSQIINAGIFYMTSSLPSLKSRSANNPFYGLSPTGLSRGQLDDDYEGHNFWDTEIWMLPAITQMESHWSEQLFSYRLNHLSGATFNANHTGYAGARFPWESAFTGTEVTNPCCPEVAEQEIHISADIAASLEGFYATTFDHQWLCGTAWPLIREIASFLCSRTELNATTGKYHIKNVMGPDEDHANVDDNVYTNVVFQKALRFASYAQSQCSPELYQSSVDWLEQANKMFIPYDAAKDYHPQHVGYMPGQEIKQADTILLGYPLQFDMHNSTRYNDLLTYENVTRKSGPAMTWSMFAINFLDVGDKKKAIQFFTRGYEEYVHPEFKVWSETKIGLQGSANFLTGIGGFLQSIINGFAGIRFYLDTNSNTTQMLIRGPTLLPDTSDFKVKGIKFANSTFSLHVRRLGQKNIFKCLQLGNQNLELVIGYSIIPLQSGSKIHFEKEKIIVRTTR